A single window of Dendropsophus ebraccatus isolate aDenEbr1 chromosome 5, aDenEbr1.pat, whole genome shotgun sequence DNA harbors:
- the CYP27B1 gene encoding 25-hydroxyvitamin D-1 alpha hydroxylase, mitochondrial, with the protein MAQSLKLANRTSVFRNLADVWAEFMFKNPEKIIKRHKSMADVPGPSAASFLTDIFFRRGLSRLHELQLQGKAKYGPVWKASFGPILTVHVADPSLIEQVLRQEGKHPIRSDLSSWKDYRQYRGHSYGLLTAEGEEWQQFRSILGKHMLKPKEVEAYTDVLNDVVGDLIKKLQHQRSQSPQNVVKDISSEFYRFGLEGISSVLFESRIGCLETTVPKETEKFIRSINTMFVMTLLTMAMPKFLHKIFRKPWQKFCESWDYMFAFAKGHIDQRMADVAEKLTRGEKVEGKYLTYYLAQEKIPMKSVYGNVTELLLAGVDTISSTLSWSLYELSRHPKIQASLHHEIQDVLQGREIATAADVAKMPLMKAVVKEVLRLYPVIPGNARVISDRDIQVGDYIIPKKTLITLCHYATSRDEKYFSNPNEFHPERWLKKDDSHHPYASIPFGFGKRSCIGRRIAELEVYLALSRILTHFEVKPEHPECVVKPMTRTLLVPDKEINLQFLER; encoded by the exons ATGGCACAGTCACTTAAACTGGCCAACAGGACTTCAGTGTTCAGGAACCTCGCCGACGTATGGGCTGAGTTTATGTTTAAAAATCCTGAGAAAATCATCAAACGACACAAATCGATGGCAGATGTGCCCGGACCCTCTGCTGCCAGCTTCCTAACTGATATATTTTTCAGGAGAGGGCTATCCAGACTGCATGAGCTACAG TTGCAAGGAAAAGCCAAGTATGGGCCTGTATGGAAAGCAAGCTTTGGCCCCATTCTGACTGTGCATGTAGCCGACCCATCACTGATTGAACAAGTCCTACGACAAGAAGGAAAGCATCCCATCCGTTCTGATCTGTCATCATGGAAAGACTACAGACAGTACAGAGGTCATTCGTATGGACTACTTACCGC AGAGGGGGAGGAATGGCAACAGTTTCGCAGTATTTTGGGGAAGCACATGTTGAAACCTAAGGAGGTGGAAGCTTACACCGATGTTCTGAATGATGTGGTTGGGGACTTAATAAAGAAACTTCAACACCAGAGAAGTCAAAGTCCACAAAATGTTGTCAAGGACATCTCTAGCGAATTCTACAGGTTCGGATTAGAAG GTATTTCTTCTGTCCTGTTTGAATCTCGAATTGGCTGTTTAGAGACTACGGTTCCTAAAGAAACAGAGAAGTTCATTCGATCCATAAACACTATGTTTGTGATGACCCTTCTAACTATGGCCATGCctaaatttttgcacaaaatttTTCGGAAGCCCTGGCAAAAATTCTGTGAATCTTGGGATTACATGTTTGCTTTTG CTAAAGGTCATATTGACCAAAGAATGGCAGATGTAGCTGAGAAACTGACCCGAGGAGAGAAAGTAGAAGGAAAATATTTGACCTATTATCTGGCCCAAGAAAAAATCCCTATGAAATCTGTATATGGCAATGTGACtgagctgcttctggctggagtggataca ATTTCCAGCACTCTTTCCTGGAGCCTATATGAATTATCACGACATCCAAAAATACAAGCCTCTCTGCATCACGAGATCCAGGATGTCCTTCAAGGTCGGGAAATTGCAACAGCAGCTGACGTGGCCAAGATGCCCCTTATGAAAGCTGTTGTGAAAGAGGTGCTAAG ACTGTACCCAGTTATCCCTGGCAATGCACGTGTTATATCGGACAGAGACATTCAAGTGGGAGATTACATCATACCAAAGAAG ACACTCATTACGCTCTGCCACTATGCCACATCCAGAGACGAGAAATACTTCTCCAACCCTAATGAGTTCCATCCGGAGCGCTGGCTGAAGAAAGATGACTCTCATCACCCATATGCTTCTATTCCATTTGGTTTTGGCAAAAGAAGCTGTATTGGAAGACGTATTGCGGAATTAGAGGTTTACCTAGCACTTTCAAGG ATTCTTACCCACTTTGAAGTAAAACCTGAGCATCCAGAATGTGTGGTGAAACCCATGACCAGAACACTGCTAGTTCCAGACAAAGAAATCAATTTACAGTTCCTAGAGAGATAA